From Saccharothrix espanaensis DSM 44229, the proteins below share one genomic window:
- the rdgB gene encoding RdgB/HAM1 family non-canonical purine NTP pyrophosphatase, whose translation MKVLLASRNAKKLGELRRILVAEGLSGIEVVGLADVPEFPEAPETDPTFEGNALAKARDAFAATGLPAVADDSGIEVDALNGMPGVLSARWSGAHGNDAANLQLVLGQLRDVPDERRGGAFVCTAALVAADGVEVVVRGEWRGTIRREPAGTNGFGYDPIFQPEGQDVTSAELSPEDKDKLSHRGRALRLLLPHLRELAQGR comes from the coding sequence GTGAAGGTCCTGCTCGCGTCCCGCAACGCCAAGAAGCTCGGCGAGCTGCGCCGGATCCTGGTGGCCGAGGGCCTGTCCGGGATCGAGGTCGTCGGCCTGGCAGACGTCCCGGAGTTCCCCGAGGCCCCGGAGACCGACCCGACCTTCGAGGGCAACGCCCTGGCCAAGGCCCGCGACGCCTTCGCCGCCACCGGCCTGCCGGCCGTGGCCGACGACTCCGGCATCGAGGTCGACGCCCTCAACGGCATGCCCGGAGTCCTGTCGGCTCGCTGGTCGGGAGCCCACGGCAACGACGCCGCGAACCTCCAGCTGGTCCTGGGTCAACTCCGCGACGTCCCGGACGAGCGCCGGGGCGGAGCGTTCGTCTGCACGGCGGCCCTGGTGGCGGCCGACGGCGTGGAGGTGGTGGTCCGCGGCGAGTGGCGAGGCACGATCCGCCGCGAACCCGCCGGCACCAACGGTTTCGGCTACGACCCGATCTTCCAGCCCGAGGGCCAGGACGTCACGTCGGCCGAACTGTCCCCGGAGGACAAGGACAAGCTCTCCCACCGAGGCCGAGCCCTGCGCCTACTGCTGCCCCACCTGAGGGAACTCGCTCAGGGAAGGTAG
- a CDS encoding response regulator transcription factor, which produces MRVILAEDSTLLREGLSRLLVEEGHDVVASVGDAQALLDAVAAHVPDVVVTDVRMPPTNSDEGLKAALEIRRRHPGVGVLVLSQYVEQRYAVDLLTGHAEGVGYLLKDRVVQVEEFLDALRRVGAGGAAFDPEVVRRLLARSAHPLDVLTAREREVLAHMAEGHTNNAIAAKLHVSRSAVEKHVNSIFDKLRLSDVDGYSRRILAILRYLRA; this is translated from the coding sequence GTGCGGGTGATCCTGGCCGAGGACTCGACCCTGCTGCGCGAGGGCCTGTCGCGGCTGCTGGTCGAGGAGGGGCACGACGTGGTGGCGTCGGTCGGCGACGCGCAGGCGCTGCTCGACGCGGTGGCCGCGCACGTGCCGGACGTCGTGGTCACCGACGTGCGGATGCCCCCGACGAACTCCGACGAGGGCCTGAAGGCCGCGCTGGAGATCCGCCGGAGGCATCCGGGGGTGGGTGTGCTCGTGCTGTCCCAGTACGTCGAGCAGCGCTACGCCGTGGACCTGCTGACCGGGCACGCCGAGGGCGTCGGCTACCTGCTCAAGGACCGCGTGGTGCAGGTGGAGGAGTTCCTGGACGCGCTGCGCCGGGTGGGCGCGGGCGGCGCGGCGTTCGACCCGGAGGTGGTCCGCCGCCTGCTGGCCAGGTCCGCGCACCCGCTGGACGTGCTGACCGCGCGGGAGCGGGAGGTGCTGGCGCACATGGCCGAGGGCCACACGAACAACGCGATCGCGGCGAAGCTGCACGTCTCGCGCAGTGCCGTGGAGAAGCACGTGAACTCGATCTTCGACAAGCTCCGGCTGTCCGATGTGGACGGCTACAGCCGAAGGATCCTGGCCATCCTCCGCTACCTCCGCGCCTGA
- a CDS encoding NAD(P)-binding domain-containing protein, with amino-acid sequence MDVVVVGAGQAGLSAAYFLDRVNLEHVVLDADEGPGGAWRHRWPTLRMATVHGIHDLPGMPFDPPDPAAPANEVLPAYFADFERRNGLHVRRPVHVHAVRDDHGTLKVETDHGTWHTKALVNATGTWTRPFWPRYPGQELFRGRQLHSSQYNGPEEFTGKHVVVVGGGTSAVQQILEIARFGTTTWVTRREPEFRDEPFTPEVGRAAVKLVEDRVRAGLPPRSVVSVTGLSLTPPVLDALRDGTLARRPVFERITEDGVVWPDGRTERADVILWATGFRAAVDHLAPLGLRGPGGGIRLDGTRVVADPRIHLVGYGPSASTIGATRAGRAAAKEIRDLLTRELVA; translated from the coding sequence ATGGACGTCGTGGTCGTCGGTGCAGGTCAGGCCGGTCTTTCGGCCGCCTATTTCCTCGATCGGGTGAACCTGGAGCACGTCGTCCTGGATGCCGACGAAGGCCCCGGCGGCGCGTGGCGGCACCGCTGGCCGACGCTGCGGATGGCGACCGTCCACGGCATCCACGACCTGCCGGGCATGCCGTTCGACCCGCCCGACCCGGCCGCGCCCGCGAACGAGGTGCTGCCCGCCTACTTCGCCGATTTCGAACGCCGCAACGGCCTCCACGTCCGCCGTCCCGTGCACGTGCACGCCGTCCGCGACGACCACGGCACGCTCAAGGTCGAGACCGACCACGGCACGTGGCACACCAAGGCGCTCGTGAACGCCACCGGCACGTGGACCCGCCCGTTCTGGCCCCGCTACCCCGGCCAGGAGCTGTTCCGCGGCCGTCAGCTGCACTCGTCGCAGTACAACGGCCCGGAGGAGTTCACGGGCAAGCACGTCGTCGTGGTCGGCGGCGGCACGTCCGCGGTGCAGCAGATCCTGGAGATCGCCCGCTTCGGCACCACGACCTGGGTCACCCGCCGCGAGCCCGAGTTCCGCGACGAGCCGTTCACCCCCGAGGTGGGCCGCGCGGCCGTCAAGCTGGTCGAGGACCGGGTCAGGGCGGGGCTGCCGCCGCGCAGCGTCGTCAGCGTCACCGGCCTGAGCCTCACCCCGCCCGTCCTCGACGCCCTCCGGGACGGCACCCTCGCCCGCCGGCCGGTGTTCGAGCGGATCACCGAGGACGGCGTGGTCTGGCCGGACGGCCGCACCGAACGCGCCGACGTGATCCTGTGGGCCACCGGCTTCCGCGCCGCCGTCGACCACCTCGCCCCGCTCGGCCTGCGCGGGCCCGGCGGCGGCATCCGGCTCGACGGCACGCGGGTCGTCGCCGACCCGCGGATCCACCTGGTCGGCTACGGCCCCTCGGCCAGCACGATCGGCGCGACCCGCGCGGGCCGCGCCGCCGCCAAGGAGATCCGGGACCTGCTCACGCGGGAGCTGGTCGCCTGA
- a CDS encoding SRPBCC family protein, which translates to MYHMVQIVDVTVHSPADPARVYRLAADSATWPDWSPVLRYEREKAGDAHGVGEVRVFHNRGRRNPTREEVVELTPNRRVGYVLLSGLAIRGYRASIDLAPDSGGTRIRWHSSFEPKVRGTGWLYRWVLQLVITQYSKGLAARAAH; encoded by the coding sequence ATGTACCACATGGTACAGATAGTGGACGTCACGGTGCACAGCCCGGCCGACCCGGCCCGGGTGTACCGGCTCGCGGCGGACAGCGCGACCTGGCCGGACTGGTCGCCGGTACTGCGCTACGAGCGCGAGAAGGCGGGTGACGCGCACGGCGTCGGCGAGGTGCGGGTGTTTCACAACCGCGGCAGGAGGAACCCCACCAGGGAGGAGGTGGTCGAGCTCACGCCCAACCGGAGGGTGGGTTACGTGCTGTTGTCGGGCCTCGCCATCCGGGGCTACCGGGCGTCCATCGACCTCGCCCCGGACAGCGGTGGCACGCGGATCCGCTGGCACTCGTCGTTCGAGCCGAAGGTGCGCGGCACCGGGTGGCTCTACCGGTGGGTGCTCCAGTTGGTGATCACCCAGTACTCCAAGGGGTTGGCCGCGCGCGCCGCGCACTGA
- a CDS encoding styrene monooxygenase/indole monooxygenase family protein has product MRSVAVVGAGQAGIVLSAALLRRGWRVTLCSDLTAEQHLESGARPTACLFGDQVDYEASLGLDLFPDAPRAGRIRLDLYTGDRLVAFSVDAPLRKPALAVDQRLKYAHGLRELAARGATVVTGSVTPGDLESLTATHELVVVTVGHKGFRGLFARDPVRSVHTSAQRSLFMVNVRDYDLDAHPRHRDIVFTFVPRVAEVFWIPFWDKDVGASRSIVVESVPGGPADRFGGVTTASEGLAVLRGLVDEMLPGQSAFLEPTRPTRETTWIRGSVVPAVREPVAVLRSGRHVLGLGDAVVLNDPIAAQGANNATRMARFFAARLDDYDGTATWLRARFDEFWEVGRYANGLSNGLMAPLTGYQQDVLIAASRHPEIGERLWEGFDDPSSLFPWFFDAAAAREFLARRGVGRWDVLRYRLGLAGKVLGHRVFRRPAPA; this is encoded by the coding sequence GTGCGATCGGTCGCGGTGGTGGGTGCGGGACAGGCGGGGATCGTGCTGTCCGCCGCACTGCTGCGCCGGGGGTGGCGGGTCACGCTGTGCTCGGACCTCACCGCCGAGCAGCACCTGGAGTCCGGCGCCCGGCCCACCGCGTGCCTGTTCGGCGACCAGGTCGACTACGAGGCGTCGCTGGGGCTGGACCTGTTCCCCGACGCGCCGCGCGCCGGGCGGATCCGGCTCGACCTCTACACCGGTGACCGGCTGGTGGCGTTCTCCGTCGACGCGCCGCTGCGCAAGCCCGCGCTGGCCGTGGACCAGCGGTTGAAGTACGCCCACGGCCTGCGGGAACTGGCCGCGCGCGGGGCGACGGTGGTGACCGGGTCGGTGACGCCGGGCGACTTGGAATCGCTGACGGCGACGCACGAACTGGTCGTGGTCACCGTGGGGCACAAGGGTTTTCGCGGGCTGTTCGCGCGTGATCCGGTGCGCTCGGTGCACACCTCCGCGCAGCGCAGCCTGTTCATGGTGAACGTCCGGGACTACGACCTCGACGCGCACCCCCGGCACCGCGACATCGTGTTCACGTTCGTGCCCAGGGTCGCCGAGGTGTTCTGGATCCCGTTCTGGGACAAGGACGTCGGCGCGTCGCGCAGCATCGTGGTCGAGTCGGTTCCGGGCGGGCCGGCGGACCGGTTCGGCGGGGTCACCACGGCCTCGGAAGGGCTGGCGGTGCTGCGCGGGCTGGTGGACGAGATGCTGCCGGGCCAGTCCGCGTTCCTGGAGCCGACGCGGCCGACCCGGGAAACCACGTGGATCAGAGGATCCGTGGTGCCGGCGGTGCGCGAACCGGTGGCCGTGCTGCGGTCCGGGCGGCACGTGCTCGGGCTGGGCGACGCCGTCGTGCTCAACGACCCGATCGCCGCGCAGGGCGCGAACAACGCGACCCGGATGGCGCGGTTCTTCGCCGCGCGCCTGGACGACTACGACGGGACGGCGACGTGGCTGCGCGCGCGGTTCGACGAGTTCTGGGAGGTCGGCCGGTACGCCAACGGGTTGTCCAACGGGCTGATGGCCCCGCTGACCGGCTACCAGCAGGACGTGCTGATCGCCGCCTCCCGGCACCCGGAGATCGGCGAACGGCTCTGGGAGGGGTTCGACGACCCGTCGTCGCTGTTCCCGTGGTTCTTCGACGCCGCCGCCGCGCGGGAGTTCCTGGCGCGGCGGGGCGTCGGGCGGTGGGACGTGCTGCGCTACCGGCTCGGCCTGGCCGGGAAGGTGCTGGGGCACCGGGTGTTCAGGCGACCAGCTCCCGCGTGA
- a CDS encoding DUF2231 domain-containing protein, whose product MALADGLSTIFGLPAHPLLVHAVVVLLPLSAVAAAALAVVPKWRQRYAWPLLGITLLGVGSVLPAQKAGELLNERMAALGNPLIARHAELGNDLLPFALGFGVLVVALLVAGRLADRERAAAADDTAVPKTWRRILVVVAVLVVAAGAAVTVQTVRIGHSGSTAVWDGVGQS is encoded by the coding sequence ATGGCACTCGCAGACGGCCTTTCGACGATCTTCGGACTTCCCGCGCACCCGCTGCTGGTGCACGCCGTGGTGGTGCTCCTCCCGCTGTCCGCCGTGGCAGCGGCCGCGCTGGCGGTGGTGCCGAAGTGGCGTCAGCGCTACGCGTGGCCGTTGCTGGGGATCACGCTGCTGGGCGTCGGCTCGGTGCTGCCCGCGCAGAAGGCGGGCGAGCTGCTCAACGAGCGCATGGCGGCCCTGGGCAACCCGTTGATCGCGCGACACGCCGAACTCGGCAACGACCTGCTGCCGTTCGCGCTCGGCTTCGGCGTGCTGGTGGTGGCGCTGCTGGTCGCCGGTCGGCTGGCCGACCGGGAGCGCGCCGCCGCGGCGGACGACACCGCCGTGCCCAAGACGTGGCGGCGGATCCTGGTCGTGGTGGCGGTGCTGGTGGTCGCGGCCGGCGCGGCGGTGACCGTGCAGACCGTGCGCATCGGGCACAGCGGGTCGACGGCCGTGTGGGACGGCGTCGGCCAGAGCTAG
- a CDS encoding serine hydrolase family protein: protein MIKTRTLTLAVVALLAATALPATAAPEVPSPQSAVPSDVTVAFAVYDRALGRTTLSHNSHKQIRSASVVKLLIALDYLEARGPDATIPPEDLNRLVPMLRSSDDYAASELWVLNGWEKIVERMAAKLGLEDTAPPVDVGFWGYTALSAADVVKIYRYVLDEAHPKYRAFIMDNLHQATTCATDGFDQSFGLPSAVPGEVAYKQGWSRFGDTPPRPCVEPPHDRTPLPAAKDGPPPRTAPAADVDLTRPAMHTTGTYGPADRKIMAVLTLEPVGTTWDTSAHRLTTVTKAVYLADRVLTQ from the coding sequence ATGATCAAGACTCGCACCCTGACCCTGGCGGTGGTGGCCCTCCTGGCCGCGACCGCACTGCCCGCGACGGCCGCGCCCGAGGTCCCGTCGCCGCAGTCCGCCGTGCCCTCGGACGTGACGGTGGCGTTCGCCGTCTACGACCGCGCACTGGGCCGCACCACGCTGTCGCACAACTCGCACAAACAGATCAGATCGGCTTCGGTGGTGAAACTGCTGATAGCGCTCGACTACCTGGAGGCCCGGGGGCCGGACGCCACCATCCCGCCGGAGGACCTGAACCGGCTGGTGCCGATGCTGCGCTCCAGCGACGACTACGCGGCCAGCGAGCTGTGGGTGCTCAACGGCTGGGAGAAGATCGTCGAGCGGATGGCGGCGAAGCTGGGGCTGGAGGACACCGCGCCGCCGGTGGACGTCGGCTTCTGGGGGTACACGGCGCTCAGCGCGGCGGACGTGGTGAAGATCTACCGGTACGTGCTGGACGAGGCGCACCCGAAGTACCGCGCGTTCATCATGGACAACCTGCACCAGGCGACGACGTGCGCGACGGACGGCTTCGACCAGTCGTTCGGCCTGCCGTCGGCGGTCCCGGGCGAAGTCGCGTACAAGCAAGGTTGGTCCCGCTTCGGCGACACCCCGCCCCGCCCGTGCGTCGAACCACCCCACGACCGCACCCCGCTGCCGGCCGCGAAGGACGGCCCGCCGCCCCGGACGGCCCCGGCGGCGGACGTCGACCTGACCCGCCCGGCGATGCACACGACCGGCACCTACGGCCCGGCCGACCGCAAGATCATGGCCGTGCTGACCCTGGAGCCGGTGGGGACGACCTGGGACACCTCCGCCCACCGCCTGACGACAGTGACGAAGGCGGTGTACCTGGCAGACCGAGTCCTGACCCAATGA
- the bcp gene encoding thioredoxin-dependent thiol peroxidase, with protein MTEQKRLSPGDKAPAFTLPDSEGKSVSLSDYLGRSVVVYFYPAAGTPGCTKQACDFRDSIGDLATSGYDVVGISPDKPEKLAKFAEAEGLNFPLLSDVDRKVLAEWGAFGEKQNYGRTVMGVIRSTFLVDAEGKVAKAMYNVRATGHVAKLLRELPA; from the coding sequence ATGACCGAGCAGAAGCGCCTGTCCCCCGGTGACAAGGCCCCGGCGTTCACGCTGCCCGACAGCGAGGGCAAGTCCGTCTCGCTTTCCGACTACCTGGGTCGTTCGGTGGTCGTCTACTTCTACCCGGCCGCCGGGACGCCGGGCTGCACCAAGCAGGCGTGCGACTTCCGCGACAGCATCGGCGACCTCGCGACGTCGGGCTACGACGTCGTGGGCATCTCGCCGGACAAGCCGGAGAAGCTGGCCAAGTTCGCCGAGGCGGAGGGCCTGAACTTCCCGCTGCTGTCCGACGTGGACCGCAAGGTGCTGGCCGAGTGGGGCGCGTTCGGCGAGAAGCAGAACTACGGCCGGACGGTCATGGGCGTCATCCGCTCGACCTTCCTCGTCGACGCCGAGGGCAAGGTCGCGAAGGCGATGTACAACGTCCGCGCGACCGGTCACGTGGCGAAGCTGCTGCGCGAACTGCCCGCCTGA
- a CDS encoding DMT family transporter, whose translation MLKWTLLGLAIVFEVFATLCLKASDGFTRLLPTLGLLVGYAAAFYLESQVIRLGLPVAITYAVWAGGGIALVAVAGRVLFADPIGPATLAGMALIAAGVGVVSAAATT comes from the coding sequence ATGCTGAAGTGGACACTGCTCGGCCTCGCCATCGTGTTCGAGGTCTTCGCGACGCTGTGCCTGAAAGCCTCCGACGGCTTCACCAGACTCCTGCCCACCCTCGGCCTGCTGGTCGGCTACGCGGCGGCGTTCTACCTGGAATCCCAGGTGATCCGACTCGGGCTGCCGGTGGCCATCACCTACGCGGTCTGGGCCGGCGGCGGGATCGCGCTGGTCGCCGTGGCCGGCCGCGTCCTGTTCGCCGACCCGATCGGCCCGGCCACGCTGGCCGGCATGGCCCTCATCGCGGCCGGTGTCGGCGTCGTCTCGGCCGCCGCGACGACCTGA
- the rph gene encoding ribonuclease PH, whose protein sequence is MLRTDGRNDDVLRDIRITRGYQQWPAGSVLIEFGNTRVLCAASVTEGVPRWRSGSGLGWVTAEYAMLPSATHSRSDRESVKGRIGGRTHEISRLIGRSLRTCIDLAALGENTIVIDCDVIQADGGTRTAAITGAYVALADAITWLGAAGRLADPQPLSCAVSAVSVGVVDGRVRLDLPYEEDSRAEVDMNVVATDAGTLIEIQGTGEGATFARSTLDKMLDLALQGCAELNRVQSEALAQPYPGVLPEPKGRKK, encoded by the coding sequence GTGCTGAGAACCGATGGCAGGAACGACGACGTACTGCGCGACATCCGGATCACCCGCGGCTACCAGCAGTGGCCGGCGGGCTCGGTGCTGATCGAGTTCGGCAACACGCGCGTGCTCTGCGCGGCCAGCGTGACCGAAGGTGTCCCCCGGTGGAGGTCGGGCTCGGGTCTCGGCTGGGTGACCGCCGAGTACGCGATGCTGCCCAGCGCCACCCACAGCCGCAGCGACCGCGAGTCCGTGAAGGGCCGGATCGGCGGACGCACCCACGAGATCTCCCGGCTGATCGGCCGGTCGCTGCGCACGTGCATCGACCTGGCCGCGCTGGGCGAGAACACGATCGTGATCGACTGCGACGTGATCCAGGCCGACGGCGGCACCCGCACCGCGGCCATCACCGGCGCGTACGTGGCGCTGGCCGACGCCATCACGTGGCTCGGCGCGGCCGGCCGGCTGGCCGACCCCCAACCGCTGTCGTGCGCGGTGTCGGCGGTGTCGGTGGGCGTCGTGGACGGCCGGGTGCGCCTGGACCTGCCGTACGAGGAGGACTCGCGCGCCGAGGTCGACATGAACGTGGTCGCCACCGACGCGGGCACCCTGATCGAGATCCAGGGCACCGGCGAGGGCGCGACGTTCGCGCGGTCCACTCTGGACAAGATGCTCGACCTGGCGCTGCAGGGCTGCGCCGAGCTCAACCGCGTGCAGTCCGAAGCGCTGGCCCAGCCCTACCCCGGCGTGCTCCCCGAACCGAAGGGCCGCAAGAAGTGA
- a CDS encoding LLM class flavin-dependent oxidoreductase: MSRLRDVPLSVLDLAPVTTATDARTALAHTRELAQHVEQLGYHRFWLAEHHNMPGIASSSPAILIGHVAAATSTLRVGSGGVMLPNHPPLVVAEQFGTLTALHPDRIDLGIGRAPGTDQRTARALRRTEGPLSVDDFPQQLSELMGYFDGTEALSAVPAQGNKPPVWLLGSSGYSAQVAGLLGLPFAFAHHFSAENTIPALRLYRERFQPSAVLAEPHAMVCASAIIADTEEHARWIAAPQALAFLRLRQNRPGPLATPQEAADHPYTDIDRLIIRDRLDSQVIGDPKTARDQLEQLLADTLADELMVTTMVADQSDRLRSYELLAELAASSGSSERVKTEVEV; the protein is encoded by the coding sequence ATGAGTCGACTTCGTGACGTCCCGTTGTCCGTCCTAGACCTCGCGCCGGTCACGACGGCGACGGATGCGCGGACCGCCCTGGCGCACACCCGGGAGTTGGCGCAGCACGTCGAGCAGCTCGGCTACCACCGCTTCTGGCTGGCCGAGCACCACAACATGCCCGGGATCGCCAGCTCGTCCCCGGCGATCCTGATCGGTCACGTCGCCGCGGCCACGAGCACGCTGCGGGTCGGGTCGGGCGGTGTGATGCTGCCCAACCACCCGCCGCTGGTCGTCGCCGAGCAGTTCGGCACGCTCACCGCCCTGCACCCCGACCGGATCGACCTGGGCATCGGCCGTGCGCCGGGCACCGACCAGCGGACCGCGCGCGCCCTGCGACGCACCGAGGGGCCGCTGTCGGTGGACGACTTCCCGCAGCAGCTCTCCGAGCTGATGGGCTACTTCGACGGCACCGAGGCGCTCTCCGCCGTGCCCGCCCAGGGCAACAAGCCGCCGGTCTGGCTGCTCGGCTCCAGCGGCTACAGCGCGCAGGTCGCGGGCCTGCTCGGGCTGCCGTTCGCGTTCGCCCACCACTTCAGCGCGGAGAACACCATCCCGGCGCTGCGGCTCTACCGCGAGCGCTTCCAACCCTCCGCCGTCCTGGCCGAGCCGCACGCCATGGTGTGCGCCTCGGCGATCATCGCCGACACGGAGGAGCACGCCCGGTGGATCGCCGCGCCGCAGGCGCTGGCCTTCCTCCGCCTCCGGCAGAACCGGCCGGGGCCGTTGGCGACGCCGCAGGAGGCCGCCGACCACCCGTACACCGACATCGACCGGCTGATCATCCGCGACCGGCTGGACTCGCAGGTCATCGGCGACCCGAAGACGGCTCGTGACCAGCTCGAACAGCTCCTCGCCGACACGCTGGCCGACGAGCTGATGGTCACCACGATGGTCGCCGACCAGTCTGATCGGCTGCGGTCCTACGAGTTGCTCGCGGAACTCGCCGCCAGCTCGGGTTCATCCGAACGAGTGAAGACTGAAGTCGAGGTGTAG
- a CDS encoding OsmC family protein: MSNVEVRKVGQHEFVATNDRGASVPIGRAGAQGSFSPVELLLAAMAGCAVVTVETLVHRRVGEGLSARADDVRPEGAHELHEVPVTLEYDVSALTDEQRAALDVTVRRAIDQLCTVSRTLQKAPPTPLHLPG, encoded by the coding sequence GTGTCGAACGTCGAGGTGCGCAAGGTCGGTCAGCACGAGTTCGTGGCCACGAACGACCGCGGTGCCTCGGTGCCGATCGGGCGGGCGGGCGCGCAGGGCTCGTTCAGCCCGGTGGAGCTGCTGCTGGCGGCGATGGCGGGCTGCGCGGTGGTGACCGTGGAGACGCTGGTCCACCGGCGGGTCGGCGAAGGTCTGTCGGCGCGGGCCGACGACGTGCGCCCGGAAGGCGCGCACGAGCTGCACGAGGTGCCGGTGACCCTGGAGTACGACGTGTCGGCGTTGACCGACGAGCAGCGCGCAGCGCTCGACGTGACCGTCCGGCGGGCCATCGACCAGTTGTGCACCGTCTCCCGGACCCTCCAGAAGGCCCCGCCGACCCCGCTGCACCTGCCCGGCTAA
- a CDS encoding DedA family protein has translation MDVDWVVDLMEKFGAPGAGLAIALENLFPPLPSEVFLPLAGFTASRGGMSLLAAILWTTAGSVVGALVLYWVGALLGRDRVRAIAAKMPLVKVSDVDKTEAWFDKHGKATVFFGRMIPIFRSLISIPAGVQRMPLPGFLALTAAGSAIWNTALILAGYYLGESWHVVEQYLGVASKVVLGAVVLAVGWFVVARLVKGKERARR, from the coding sequence ATGGATGTCGACTGGGTCGTGGACCTGATGGAGAAGTTCGGCGCACCGGGCGCCGGGCTGGCGATCGCGCTGGAGAACCTGTTCCCGCCGTTGCCCAGCGAGGTGTTCCTGCCGCTGGCCGGGTTCACCGCGAGCCGGGGCGGGATGAGCCTGCTCGCCGCGATCCTGTGGACCACCGCCGGGTCGGTCGTGGGCGCGCTGGTGCTGTACTGGGTGGGCGCGCTGCTCGGCCGGGACCGGGTGCGGGCGATCGCCGCGAAGATGCCGCTGGTCAAGGTGTCCGACGTGGACAAGACCGAGGCGTGGTTCGACAAGCACGGCAAGGCGACGGTGTTCTTCGGCCGGATGATCCCGATCTTCCGCAGCCTGATCTCGATCCCGGCGGGCGTGCAGCGGATGCCGTTGCCCGGCTTCCTCGCGCTGACCGCGGCGGGCTCCGCGATCTGGAACACCGCGCTGATCCTGGCCGGCTACTACCTGGGCGAGAGCTGGCACGTCGTGGAGCAGTACCTCGGGGTGGCGTCGAAGGTCGTGCTGGGGGCGGTCGTGCTGGCGGTGGGCTGGTTCGTGGTCGCGCGGCTGGTGAAGGGCAAGGAACGGGCCCGGAGGTAG
- a CDS encoding sensor histidine kinase, translated as MVRGVRAVAGLLLGFFSGLVGLLVVVLARPAAQGFADWERRRIRRFLDLDSAEPTRPRAIRYLLVRAPVGLLGGFVLSWLFYGLALGAIAAQRIIVNGLDGIDWYDDVTATVWTAAIGGVLLYVEVQGIIGVVALEAKVARRCLGPSEAELLRRRIDELAESRAGVVAAVDAERRRIERDLHDGVQQRLVALGMLLGRARRHPEHADELLRQAHEESRHVLEDLRDVAWRVYPVALDSLGLADALETVADRSSIPITIHCGHHETSTPVRTALYFVVSEAVTNAVKHSGATMIRVDITGDGDEVRVRIEDDGVGGADPAGGGLAGLARRVSALDGRFAVRSPAGGPTVITAEVPCG; from the coding sequence GTGGTCAGGGGAGTGCGCGCGGTGGCCGGCCTGCTGCTCGGGTTCTTCTCCGGGCTGGTCGGCCTGCTGGTGGTGGTGCTCGCCCGCCCCGCCGCGCAGGGGTTCGCCGACTGGGAGCGCCGCCGGATCCGCCGGTTCCTCGACCTCGACAGCGCCGAGCCGACCCGGCCGCGCGCGATCCGCTACCTGCTCGTCCGCGCCCCGGTCGGCCTGCTCGGCGGTTTCGTGCTGTCGTGGCTGTTCTACGGCCTGGCGCTGGGTGCCATCGCCGCGCAGCGGATCATCGTCAACGGCTTGGACGGCATCGACTGGTACGACGACGTCACGGCCACGGTCTGGACCGCCGCGATCGGCGGTGTCCTGCTGTACGTGGAGGTGCAGGGGATCATCGGGGTGGTGGCGCTGGAGGCCAAGGTGGCGCGGCGCTGCCTGGGCCCCAGCGAGGCGGAGCTGCTGCGCCGGCGGATCGACGAGCTGGCGGAGAGCCGCGCCGGGGTCGTGGCCGCCGTGGACGCCGAGCGCCGCCGGATCGAACGGGACCTGCACGACGGCGTGCAGCAGCGCCTGGTGGCCCTGGGGATGCTGCTGGGCCGGGCCCGGCGACACCCCGAGCACGCCGACGAGCTGCTCCGGCAGGCCCACGAGGAGTCCCGGCACGTGCTGGAGGACCTGCGCGACGTGGCCTGGCGGGTGTACCCGGTGGCCCTGGACTCGCTCGGCCTGGCCGACGCGCTGGAGACCGTCGCGGACCGCTCCTCGATCCCCATCACCATCCACTGTGGACACCACGAGACGTCCACGCCGGTGCGCACCGCGCTGTACTTCGTGGTGTCCGAGGCGGTGACGAACGCCGTGAAGCACTCGGGTGCGACGATGATCCGCGTGGACATCACGGGGGACGGGGACGAGGTGCGGGTGCGGATCGAGGACGACGGCGTCGGGGGAGCGGACCCGGCGGGCGGCGGCCTGGCGGGGTTGGCCCGGCGGGTGTCCGCGCTGGACGGGCGGTTCGCGGTGCGCAGCCCGGCCGGCGGCCCCACGGTGATCACCGCGGAGGTCCCGTGCGGGTGA